From the Quercus lobata isolate SW786 chromosome 6, ValleyOak3.0 Primary Assembly, whole genome shotgun sequence genome, one window contains:
- the LOC115995000 gene encoding BTB/POZ domain-containing protein SR1IP1, which translates to MTMIKGASVSAMVDINQEKTAPNTDNNMSSKKELLSSALKRTSEWIFSQEIPSDVTIHVGGASFSLHKFPLVSKCGYIRKLVSESSDADLSVIELPEVPGGAEAFELAAKFCYGINFEISTENIATLRCVAEYLEMSEDYAVGNLVGRTDAYLNEVALHSLAGAVSILHMSEKLIPIAERVKLVSRCIDAIAYMACKENQFSMSSRAESVNEGSNSSSASQSKTIVDWWAEDLTVLRIDIFQRVLIAMMARGFRQYALGPILMLYAQKSLRGLEIFGKGRKKIEPELEHEKRVILETIVSLLPREKNAMSVSFLSMLLRSAIYLETTVACRLDLEKRMGMQLGQAVLDDLLIPSYSFAGDTLFDVDTVQRILMNFLDFEMDGNCLGCNADDEYVSPPPSDMERVGKLMENYLAEIATDRNVSVSRFINLAELIPEQSRVTEDGIYRAIDIYLKAHPALSDMERKKVCSLMDCQKLSREACAHAAQNERLPVQTVVQVLYYEQQRLRNVMSGNLMGGDSPNLTSKVNLYSSDIHPVSDELSSLRRENEDLKIELVKMKMKLKEIEISALKSSVSSPMQNTLPSADKPPLPRKSFINSMSRKLGRLYPFVRADGTPGNTKGQTKSSRNRRHSIS; encoded by the exons ATGACAATGATAAAAGGCGCCTCAGTCTCTGCCATGGTGGATATCAATCAAGAGAAGACTGCACCGAACACTGATAACAACATGTCATCTAAGAAGGAACTCCTTTCCTCTGCTCTGAAGAGAACCAGTGAATG GATTTTCTCCCAGGAGATCCCAAGCGATGTTACTATTCACGTTGGAGGGGCTTCCTTTTCCTTGCATAAG TTTCCATTAGTCTCGAAATGTGGATACATTAGAAAGCTGGTATCAGAGTCTAGTGATGCTGATCTTTCTGTCATTGAACTCCCTGAAGTACCAGGCGGGGCAGAAGCATTTGAACTTGCAGCTAAATTCTGTTATGGAATAAATTTTGAGATAAGCACAGAAAACATTGCCACACTTCGATGCGTGGCAGAGTATCTAGAGATGTCTGAGGACTATGCTGTCGGAAACTTAGTAGGAAGAACTGACGCCTACTTGAATGAAGTGGCGCTTCACAGCCTCGCAGGGGCagtttctattttacatatgtCAGAAAAGCTCATTCCAATAGCAGAGAGAGTAAAATTAGTAAGCCGGTGCATAGATGCCATTGCATATATGGCCTGCAAAGAGAACCAGTTCAGTATGTCAAGTAGAGCTGAGAGTGTAAATGAGGgttcaaattcttcttcagCTTCTCAATCGAAGACTATTGTTGATTGGTGGGCTGAGGATTTGACTGTTCTTAGAATCGATATCTTTCAAAGAGTTCTGATTGCAATGATGGCTAGAGGTTTCAGACAATATGCTCTTGGtccaatactaatgctctatGCTCAGAAATCTCTACGAGGTTTG GAAATATTCGGGAAGGGAAGGAAGAAAATCGAGCCAGAACTAGAGCATGAGAAGAGGGTCATATTAGAAACAATTGTGAGTCTTTTGCCAAGGGAAAAGAATGCAATGTCTGTTAGCTTTCTTTCTATGCTGCTTCGATCTGCAATTTATCTCGAGACAACAGTTGCTTGCCGGCTTGATTTGGAGAAGAGGATGGGCATGCAATTAGGCCAGGCCGTTTTGGATGACCTCTTGATTCCTTCGTATTCCTTTGCTGGGGACACATTATTTGATGTGGACACAGTGCAGAGAATCTTGATGAATTTCCTTGACTTTGAAATGGATGGGAACTGTTTGGGTTGCAATGCAGATGATGAGTATGTTTCTCCTCCACCAAGTGATATGGAGCGGGTTGGGAAGCTAATGGAGAACTACCTAGCTGAAATAGCCACTGACCGTAACGTATCTGTCTCAAGGTTCATCAATCTTGCTGAACTTATCCCCGAACAATCAAGGGTAACAGAAGATGGGATCTATAGAGCAATAGATATCTACCTAAAG GCTCATCCTGCTCTAAGTGAcatggagaggaagaaagtgTGCAGCTTGATGGACTGTCAGAAACTATCTCGGGAGGCCTGTGCTCATGCTGCTCAGAATGAGCGGCTTCCTGTTCAAACTGTGGTCCAAGTGCTTTATTATGAGCAACAACGCCTTAGAAATGTCATGAGTGGGAACCTCATGGGTGGAGATTCTCCTAATCTTACTTCCAAAGTAAATTTATACTCCTCTGATATCCACCCAGTTTCGGATGAGCTCTCCAGCTTACGAAGAGAGAATGAGGACCTGAAAATAGAGCTAGTGAAGATGAAAATGAAActgaaagaaattgaaatttcgGCGCTTAAATCATCAGTTAGCAGTCCAATGCAAAACACTCTGCCATCTGCAGACAAGCCTCCTCTGCCTCGAAAATCATTTATAAACTCCATGTCCAGAAAACTTGGACGGCTTTATCCATTTGTACGTGCTGATGGTACACCTGGCAATACCAAAGGTCAGACAAAATCCAGCAGAAATCGTCGGCACTCCATATCCTAA
- the LOC115993990 gene encoding uncharacterized protein LOC115993990, with protein MEKLVESYDRECMRMAMLKHEETFKQQVYELHRLYQIQKMLMKNMESSRPNGWSQELWNLKNELSFNQTNHNRGAQQKPQRKLDLEQPAEEYIAESDGNGVLEIIDESEIELTLGPSSYNRRKKPETPLTSDSGPSFSSSSTGSSHINRTSSYTTRQELNGHEPRLVQVPDMTLGYQSRSKNNIDVEEQLRQDRLNQPSWFFQVLSLNTT; from the exons ATGGAGAAGCTTGTTGAGTCATATGATAGGGAATGCATGAGAATGGCCATGCTAAAACATGAAGAAACATTCAAGCAGCAG GTATATGAACTTCATCGTTTATATCAGATACAGAAAATGTTAATGAAAAACATGGAAAGCAGCAGGCCTAATGGATGGAGTCAAGAACTATggaatttgaagaatgaacTTAGTTTCAATCAGACAAATCATAATCGTGGTGCACAACAAAAGCCACAAAGGAAACTTGATCTGGAACAGCCAGCGGAGGAGTACATTGCAGAATCAGATGGTAATGGAGTATTAGAGATTATAGACGAGAGTGAGATTGAGCTGACTCTAGGCCCCTCAAGTTACAACAGAAGGAAGAAACCTGAGACTCCTCTAACCTCAGATTCAGGACCAagcttctcttcttcttccactGGATCCAGTCACATAAATAGGACTAGTTCCTATACAACACGACAAGAATTAAATGGCCATGAACCAAGGCTTGTCCAGGTGCCTGACATGACATTAGGGTATCAAAGCAGAAGTAAAAACAATATTGATGTTGAAGAACAATTAAGACAGGATAGGCTAAACCAGCCTTCTTGGTTTTTCCAAGTTTTGAGCTTGAACACTACCTGA